The Triticum urartu cultivar G1812 chromosome 5, Tu2.1, whole genome shotgun sequence genome contains the following window.
GAGAAACCATTGACCAGCTTGAGAAACTCTGGCTCAACACTGTCACGTGCCTGACGACGAGCCGACTCATCAGCGACTGCTCCTTCCTTGGAAAGCATCATCTGCTTCTCCAAGTGGCGGTTGACCACCCACACGGCCCCATTTCAGCTGCAACCACGGCAATCTGGAGATCACCAGGATCCAGCAACGCAGGCTTGCGGCACGCTGGACGTCGGTCAGTTTCCAAGGCAGATGAGCTGTCTCTAGACAGATCAGGGAAGGATCATAACTGTGCTAGCGACGCCGAGAGGGCCTTCGTGCTCGAAGAACTCAACATCTCGAGGATGTCCGTGGCGCCAatgttgttgggtagaggaaccGGCACGTCAAACACGACTGATCGTGCCCCGAAGAACCGTGAGTCGCTCAGGGTCTCTGCCGGTCTGGGGAGGAAGAGGCTGAAGATTATGAGGTACTCAGGCAAGGGGAAGGGACCCGGCAAAGTTACCGACGCCTCCTTCTCGCCAGGCTGGGCGGAAGGTGAAGTTTGCAGGAAACCAGAACTTATATTGGAAATGCTCAAGAGGAAGAGATAGTAGCTTGAACCCATCCCCATGTATGTATGCCATGGTTGTGTACTTGTATATGTATCTAAGTGAAGCCTACGCCGGACCTCCATTAGGAAAATAGTGTACGCCTGACAAGAAGTGATGCCAAGACATCACTGCACTTTACGCCATCACCCAGCCAGCAGGGTGAGGAGTGATGCCGTCTCCAACCTGCATGCCAGCTTCGCAGTGTCTGCTCTCCATTCGTCAGAATCATCAGCGCCAGTCAGGGTTGAAACATCATCCTCACGTGTCGATTCAAATTCAGCATCATTTTCCAGTGACTTCAATTTTTTTGCATGCTTCACTTTTTGTTATTTGCTGAATTTGTTTTTCTCATAGCTCCCTGAGCGAGATTGATTTGAAACTGAAATTTTACATGTTTGCAGAACATCAAACTGTCCAACACACTGAGCATCATCACCAGTCAGGGTTGAAACTGAAATTTTACATGCTTCAGAATTTTGAAAGATCGTTTCCACCAGATAGTTTCTCTTGACTTGTGAGCAGTTATCAGTTGCTACTTGCAATTGATACCCAAAAAACTAAGCGTTTGGAGCTAGGAGTTATCTAAGCATTTCAGAACTGATACTCATCAGATGTGTAGGAGTTATCTAAGCATTTCAGAACTGATACTCATCAGATATGACCATGAAACATTTCATAACTGTAATATCACGAAGCATCATCCAGGTATAAAAACATAACTTGACCACATCCAGGGGCCATACATCATATAACGAGACTGAAAAGTTCAACAAGTACGAGCAGAAAGCTAAGCGTCTGGGAAATAGTAGGAACGAAAAACTAGGAATTTATTAAGCTGACTGGCATCTGGAAATAGGAAGCTGGAGTTGAATGTGCCAAAGCACTCTAGTTTGATGGGCTTCCTGGACCACTTGAGGATCCATTCGGAGAATCACTCGGTTCAGTTCCACTGGCCACATCCTGCTTGATGTCCTCTTTTTCATCAGCTGCAAACCTTCCAATGATCACCTGCGCGTCAGCACATCAAAATGCAAACCATTAGGAGAAAGCACAAGGTTCTCAATTGCATTATATGTATGTTTTCGTGAAACGATGCTATTTCCCAAACAAGCTATGTACCATATAAAGAAGCACATCATGATTTTCAGTATGAATATTAATATGTATACAATGTAACTCATTTGGCAGCAGACATTTTGTTTTCGAAACGCAGGAAGCACATATAGACTTAATAAATACTTAGTTAAACAAACAGAGCAAGATACAATGGAAGCTATTGGTATATATGGAACGAAGATCTTGGTTGTTCTTTTGGTAATCTGCTATTGGTATATTATATATATGGAGCAAGATGCAAGTGAAAGATGGTAACCTGAACAGATGATGCTGCAATCAGAGGTCCTGCTAACCCACCGCCGAAGATGCGGCCATCAGCATCGACAAGCGAAATGGCGAACCCACCCTTTAGAGAGCTCACTCCATCAGTTTTTGACGGCAGATACGAGCCGGTCATGGAGACAATGTCAAAACAACCCTGCATATTACGTACATGCTAAGGATTAGATATTGTTTAGAGTTGGTAACAAATCTAGAGTCCAAACAATGATGTTTCATTTTTGGACGACCAGAACTACACAACGCTATGTTTCCCCTTGCGATATTCTCTATGCTGGTAAAGGAAACAATTAGACAATCTCTCTACCTACTATCTCACATTTCATTTTGCTTTTATAATTCTCTTAATTTGGTTGGAGCTGAACTTTTATTTTGAAAACATACCAGAAAAAAGGGATTTCTAGTGTACAGATTCAAGCTAAAACAATAGAGCAAACCTTATGCATAACTGTTTCAAGCGGAGAAGCTGGTTGATGCAGTGTCACATTGGATACGGCGCCCTCGGCAGACATGATAAAAACTGCCCAACCATTCCCACCATACGACTTGACTTCCATTGCCACATCCTGAAACCAGGGGTTCCTTATTAGAATCTTACAATACATGCATAATATGGGGTGGAATAGAGAACTTATGGAAAAGATGCGAAGGGCAATAAAAAAGGGGAAAAGAGAGGGACAACACTAAGCTCTCTTCAACATATTGTAGGATGGATATAGACATAACCGGTTGAAAAAATGTGCTGAATAATAAATCAAGAAAGAGCCAAATGTTATCTCCAAATTTTACACCAAATAAGCATTGCTATCCCGATATTTTTTCTCCGCTTCTAGCCCGAGTCCGATCTAGATCCGGTCGTTATCCACTTCGAATCCGAAAAAATAAGTATGGTAAAGGGTATGGGGAAATCATTAATAATCCGATCCGATCCGTTTACACCCCATCTGCCCAGAGCTAAAGCGTCCCTCCCGCTTAAAAAAATATATCAAGTGCAAGTCATTTCAATATACATATGTACAACGCACATAGCGTTAAGTAGAGGCAACTTTGCTCATTTTTTTCCTAATATTTAACACTAAATGCATCCacaaaataaactttattttttttaaaaggAACCACTTCATTTGGATATTCTAACATCTAGTATCCAGATATACTACGACGAAATATTAATAGAGCACTGAATGTCTCTAGGAGCATTATAAGAGTAGGAAAATTTACCTGTCCACCTTTAACTATGATGATTTGAGGAACTATTACAGTCCCACATGGCTCTGCCAGATAAAAAAATCCATTTCAAATTAGAATTTTTGGGAAATATATTGTAATTAATGCTGGCGAACTGATGACAGCACTCATGTGCATGCGCCTATAAACAGTACTACATGATCTGAAATAAACTAACATCCTAGAAATATAATTTCAAAGCTTCAGGGAATACGACGAACGTGTTGCAGGAGTAGGAAGAGCTACCTTGTTCAGCATCGGCCAGGCGGGCGTCGACGGTGGGCTGTGGCTGTGGATGAAGTGGACTCTTGTGCATCCCATCGCCATAGGCCGCCTTGCCCGCACCCGCCGGGATGGCTCCTCCTCCTTCCATTGCCTCAcgagcacaacacacacacactgaCACAAACAGAAGAAACCCTCACTTGTTTTACTGGTAACTCGATGCCTGAAAATGCACAAACCCAGGGCTTTTTATAGGGCAGTGGGTGGGATGTGATTTGGACGTGGGTGCCTTTAGATTCATTAATTACTTGCTTCCTTTTGGTTCTCAGAGGATGTATTTTTTGGAAATTTCTTGATTGGTCACTTTGGATGTGTTCAGAACTTCAGATGATGAGCTAGGTTATTTTCTTCCTATTTTACGGATTTTCAAATGAAACCATGGCAGAACTATAAATGTAAAATCTAAAGTTGACAAAACAATTAATGAAACTACAAAGATAGCGCATCAGTATAAATGAAATCCCAAAGATGGAAAACAATAAATGAAAATCCAAAGATAAGCTTATCTTTGGATTCTCATTCATTGTTTGTCATATTTAGATTTTCATTTATTACTTGCTATCTTTGGATTTTGATTTATTGCTACGCCATTTTTggatttcatttatgttgtgcgATCTTTGGACTTTTCATTTATTATTATGCCAAATTTGGATTTTCATTTATTATTATGACATTTTTTGGATTTTTAATTGTTGTTATGGACTTCGGATTTTTATGGGCATTCCTCCGCTCGACTCTACCAGTTGCTATCTTTTCAAGTGGGCCATGTTTGGATTTACAATGCGTGAATGATATGTTAGAGGGGTGGGTTTACCATCCACTCAAGCCGACTTTATACATGACATGGTTTATGTTCGGAATGATCAGAATTTTTCATAGAAACCGTGCATCTTCATTACCAACTAACAAGCGCACACAAAAACACACTAACGACTACTAGAGACCGAGAGAAGGCATGCGAATTGGATTTTTTTCCAGGAAAGCCcccaaaaaatagaaaaataatatCAGGTGCTTTAGGGGTCGTTGCACACACCACAAGTCCACAACCATGGTTTGCCACCAACCTCAATCACCATCGAGGTGCTCATTGGAAGAGAAGCCAAGCCTCCACTGCCGAAACTGAGGAAGTGCCATCGCTAGAGAGGATTTGAAAGACGAAGAATACACACATTGCAAGTATTGAGGCACATTGGTTGTGGAACAATCCCGCGTTGACTTGGGCTTAGATCTATCTATATATCAACCCAATGATATTCTGGAAGAACGGTAGATCTGCCAACTTTGAACCACCACCGCTCCAAAGCCACTATTGATTTCCTCTCGGTTGCTTGCCTCCGAGAGGCAACAACTTCCATCAATAAACTGAAAAACAAATCTCGCTACCTAACGGAACGATGAGCCTACTAGGACACCAGATCTTTGAAGTCACCATGGCAAGGAAGAACTAGGGAAAGATTATTAAACCACTAGAGAAACATATTTCCCCCACCCATCGTGGGAGCGGTGGGCGCGCGAGGGGGGGGGGAGAGGGAAATAAAGACTCGAAAACATAAGAATTGGATCGGGTAGGTGTTCTAATGCTAGAAAAAACTACTCCATCGGCCTATTCCATTTATGCTTCATCAATGACCTTACTCTTCATTACCTCCATGACAGGTCGTTGCAATATTCCACAATACAAATAAAGAGATGCAAAAGAGTAAGGATCTCACCAAGTTTATAGTGTTGTCGAAGAGATTGGAGGTGACACCCTTCGTTAATTCCGTAATATGATCATTGGTGATATGATCCGCCATGAGATTAGCAATCTTGGAATCAAATATCTAATCATTGAGTTGATCCACCATGCGCTTGCCCGCCTTGAACTCAACAATTTGATTGCAGAGACAATTTTTTATGTGCTTGTCCACCTTGTGCTCGCAACCATTGTGACGGGTGGATCTATGTTGTACTGACATAGTTAAACTAGGAGAGTGGATTCTTTTGAGATGCAAGGAAGAAGTGACTTCATCGGAACTTAGATAGGGATGGAGGTGGTGTCGGAATCGAGATTGAAAGTGGAGAACGGGAGGTTTGTGGCGAGACATtaggggcgggggcggcgggggggggggggggtttggggggacagtttggggtgggggggggggggggggggggggggggggggggagttttGAGGGAACATTTAGGGTTGAGGGGAGCGGCGAGTCTTTTATAATACTTGGTATGCGGTGGCCCCACCTAGAATAAGGCGACGAAGAATTATGTGTCGGCTACATTGTTGAGAAAACAGTATGACATGGCAGTAAGGTGGAATCTGACATGAGTTCTTCTTTTAATTTTTCGACGGGTAGTCTGGTCCAGCTTGCGTCATATGCATGATAAGCTTTATGATCCTAGGGAACATATGACCCAACCATTAGAAGTGGATGATGATGGTGGGGATTGCAGACTGGGAGGGGAGTATAAGATAATAATTGCGAGATGGGCGATCTAGTGACACCAGTTCACACTAATTTTCTTTGGATGGCAATGGTTGGAGTGTTATATTTTGTTAAGATAGATGTGATATGGTAAGCTTTTCATTTCGACACCAAGAGTTTACCATTTCGAATGGGAAAATTAACATTCTTTGAAAGACTTCGGAATCTATCTATTAAACTCATTTGAGAGCTAAATCAAACATGCCGAGTTGATATAAGTTGTTGAgaaaatgtaacatcccaaaaaattccaaaatttgaAATGTTATGAATTATTAATAAGTTGATTTTCTCTAAGTTTTAGAACGTTTTAGAGGACTTTTTGAAACTTTCTAAGGAGTAGATGAACATGGCTCTGTTATATATCCTTGATGAGAGGTTTACAACCAAGTTCCAACGAATGAGTTCGCCCTCATTAAATATTCTATGCTTGATCAAATAGTTAACATTGGACAatgaagacaacataatgggttttGTTTGtctatattcacatagaagttatattgtcacgtatcctctaacatgtggtgcttgctcataatcttttgctagccaaaattcgtaataagtagagatactacttgtgcatccaaaatctcttgaacctagtttattgccatgagagtccactatatctatctatggattgaataagatccttcaagtaagttatcatcagtgcaaaagataataaaaattgctcctaaatatgtatgatcttttattGTAAGAGAAAATAAGCTTTGTACGATCTGCTGATGgtaaagaaataaaagcgacagactgcataataaaggttgctatcacaatGTGCAATATAAAGTAACGTTCCTTTACATTAAGAGCTTGCACATCAAAAAAAgaaaaagcgcatgacaacctctgcttccgcTGCAAAggtcatatcttttatttttctgtatGCAAGAGTCAATACCGTTCATCTCTATTctgttttatttttttctcttgGCAATCGTCATGTGATGGGGAAAGATccaggcacatatatccagttggatgtaggtgatcatgagttattattgttgacattacccttgaggtaaatgAGTTGGAAGGTGAAACTATAAACCCCCATCTTCATATGTGTCTGGCTGAAACTTTTGTTGAATAAATATGTCGTGAGTGCCGACAATTGTAGAAGACTAAATGATATTTGAGCATGTGAACTTGCtaatcaaagctcttacataaACTCTTTCTGATAATGTAAATTGCAAATGTTTCAATGGCGGAGTTCATAGTTTATTAGTTTTCAGCGAAGTTTATGGTACAAACTTTATGTTGTGAATGAATTGTCACTcgatcatgagaagttttatgatgATATATTGTTGTTATGATAATTATCATGAT
Protein-coding sequences here:
- the LOC125510240 gene encoding AT-hook motif nuclear-localized protein 4-like, which encodes MEGGGAIPAGAGKAAYGDGMHKSPLHPQPQPTVDARLADAEQEPCGTVIVPQIIIVKGGQDVAMEVKSYGGNGWAVFIMSAEGAVSNVTLHQPASPLETVMHKGCFDIVSMTGSYLPSKTDGVSSLKGGFAISLVDADGRIFGGGLAGPLIAASSVQVIIGRFAADEKEDIKQDVASGTEPSDSPNGSSSGPGSPSN